The following are encoded together in the Pygocentrus nattereri isolate fPygNat1 chromosome 15, fPygNat1.pri, whole genome shotgun sequence genome:
- the LOC108443883 gene encoding myeloid-associated differentiation marker-like protein 2, translated as MLTKRRGISVNPQGGSYLNHTAIFSPLGAVRVVQLALGCAVISLVAHTAGYSAPYGMFCMVVWSICFALSVAIFILDVTWLHSCLPVSWDNLTVTLAASATLLYLMASILYPVYFVSSECPYNDCEVRNFRIAVTAFSWAAFVAYGAEVFLSRAKPGQAAAYMATPSGLLKVVQVFLGCGIFATRSEFSLHAATIYCAVVFAACLAATSLLVALNVCGRAAPLRLPSDRSVMLYAFAAVLLYLSAAVVWPIFCFDRKYGTPIRPQGCPRGKCAWDGQLVVTVLCFINLALYIADLCYSQRIHLVTQRPRV; from the coding sequence ATGTTAACTAAAAGAAGGGGCATCAGTGTGAACCCCCAGGGTGGGTCTTATTTAAACCACACAGCAATATTTTCCCCTCTGGGTGCTGTCCGTGTGGTCCAGCTTGCTTTAGGCTGTGCGGTCATTTCCTTAGTGGCTCACACTGCTGGCTATAGCGCCCCATATGGGATGTTCTGCATGGTAGTATGGAGTATTTGCTTTGCCCTCTCAGTAGCTATCTTCATTCTGGATGTGACGTGGCTGCATTCCTGTCTTCCTGTGTCCTGGGACAACCTGACCGTGACCCTGGCAGCGTCAGCCACTCTGCTGTACCTCATGGCTTCTATTTTGTACCCTGTCTACTTTGTGAGCTCAGAGTGCCCCTACAATGACTGTGAGGTAAGGAACTTCCGAATCGCTGTGACGGCCTTCTCTTGGGCGGCTTTTGTAGCATATGGTGCCGAAGTGTTCCTGTCCCGGGCCAAACCGGGCCAGGCAGCTGCCTACATGGCTACACCATCTGGCCTCCTGAAGGTGGTGCAAGTTTTCCTGGGCTGCGGCATCTTCGCCACAAGGAGTGAGTTCTCGCTCCATGCGGCCACTATCTACTGTGCTGTGGTGTTCGCCGCCTGCTTGGCTGCCACCTCGCTATTGGTGGCCCTCAACGTGTGTGGCCGTGCTGCCCCTCTAAGGCTGCCCTCCGACCGTTCGGTAATGCTCTACGCCTTCGCCGCGGTGCTGTTGTACCTGAGTGCCGCTGTAGTCTGGCCTATCTTCTGCTTTGACAGGAAGTACGGGACGCCAATCCGACCCCAGGGCTGCCCCAGAGGGAAGTGTGCCTGGGATGGCCAACTGGTTGTGACTGTGTTGTGCTTCATCAACTTGGCCCTGTACATCGCGGATCTCTGCTATTCGCAAAGAATACACCTTGTGACACAACGACCACGTGTATAG
- the pycr1b gene encoding pyrroline-5-carboxylate reductase 1b, whose protein sequence is MSVGFIGAGQLAHALVKGFTAAGVIAAHRITASSPDTNLPTVAELRKMGVNFTISNKEATHKSDVLFLAVKPHIIPFVLDEIGPDIEDRHLIVSCAAGVTISSIEKKLLQYRADPKVMRCMTNTPVVVREGATVYATGTHAEVEDGKLLEQLMASVGFCTEVEEDLIDAVTGLSGSGPAYAFTALDALADGGVKMGLPRRLAVRLGAQALLGAAKMLLDSEEHPGELKDQVCSPGGASIHALHLLESGGFRSLLINAVEASCIRTRELQFLADQEKISPAAIKKTTLDKVLQQPGISATSVATKNRVNLFNNRSGVKKV, encoded by the exons ATGAGTGTGGGGTTCATTGGAGCGGGTCAGTTGGCCCATGCCTTGGTCAAGGGCTTCACTGCTGCAG GTGTAATTGCAGCTCACCGGATCACTGCCAGTTCCCCAGATACAAATCTGCCAACGGTGGCTGAGCTCAGG AAAATGGGGGTGAACTTTACAATCAGCAACAAGGAAGCCACGCACAAGAGTGATGTTCTCTTTTTGGCTGTTAAACCCCACATTATCCCTTTCGTTCTGGATGAAATTGGACCAGACATTGAAGACAGGCACCTTATCGTTTcctgtgctgctggagtcacTATTAGCTCCATTGAGAAG AAATTGCTCCAGTACCGTGCTGACCCTAAGGTGATGCGGTGCATGACTAATACTCCAGTGGTTGTGCGTGAAGGGGCCACGGTGTATGCCACTGGCACCCACGCTGAGGTGGAGGATGGAAAGCTGCTGGAGCAGCTGATGGCTAGCGTGGGATTCTGCACGGAGGTGGAGGAGGACCTGATTGACGCTGTTACTGGACTCAGTGGCAGTGGGCCAGCTTAT GCTTTCACTGCTCTCGATGCTCTTGCTGATGGTGGGGTGAAGATGGGTCTGCCGAGGAGGTTGGCTGTGAGGTTGGGAGCGCAGGCTCTGCTG GGTGCTGCTAAAATGCTGCTGGACTCAGAGGAGCATCCAGGCGAGCTGAAGGACCAGGTGTGCTCACCAGGGGGCGCCTCCATCCACGCCCTGCACCTCCTGGAGAGTGGTGGCTTCCGGAGCCTTCTCATCAATGCTGTGGAAGCTTCATGTATCAGGACAAG AGAGCTTCAGTTTCTTGCAGACCAAGAGAAGATTTCTCCAGCTGCTATCAAAAAGACAACGCTGGACAAAGTGCTGCAGCAGCCAGGAATctctgcaacatcagtggccACCAAGAACAGAGTAAACCTTTTCAACAACAGGAGTGGAGTGAAGAaagtctga